Proteins from one Alphaproteobacteria bacterium genomic window:
- a CDS encoding flavodoxin-dependent (E)-4-hydroxy-3-methylbut-2-enyl-diphosphate synthase: MTDHTTIRPYRTIHRRACRKIMVGKVAVGGDAPISVQSMTNTLTTDVDATVRQIQSLESAGADIVRVSVPDEGSTAALKKIVKAAKVPIVADIHFHYKRAIEAAEAGAACLRINPGNIGSDDRVREVVKAARDHGCSMRIGVNAGSLEKELLEKYGEPCPEAMVESALNHARILQDLDFHEFKISVKASDVFLAVAAYQQLATAIDCPLHIGITEAGSLRTGTVKSSIGLGMLLWSGIGDTIRVSLAADPVEEVKAGFEMLKSLGLRHRGVNIIACPSCARQQFNVIETVRVLEEKLAHITTPMTVSIIGCVVNGPGEAAMTDIGLAGGGNNTHMVYVAGNQDHRIKDQDIVSHIVEMVEKKAGVRNV, encoded by the coding sequence ATGACCGATCACACGACCATACGTCCTTACCGGACGATTCACAGACGCGCTTGCCGTAAAATTATGGTTGGCAAGGTTGCGGTGGGGGGCGACGCGCCGATTTCGGTGCAGTCGATGACCAATACTTTGACAACCGACGTTGATGCGACGGTTCGGCAAATACAGTCCTTGGAATCGGCTGGCGCGGATATCGTGCGCGTGTCGGTACCGGACGAAGGATCGACCGCGGCACTGAAAAAAATTGTCAAGGCGGCCAAAGTTCCTATCGTCGCCGACATTCACTTTCATTATAAACGCGCCATCGAAGCGGCAGAGGCTGGCGCGGCTTGTTTACGCATCAATCCCGGCAATATCGGATCGGATGACCGCGTACGCGAAGTGGTCAAGGCGGCGCGCGATCACGGATGTTCGATGCGGATCGGCGTGAACGCAGGCAGTTTGGAAAAAGAGTTATTGGAAAAATACGGCGAGCCATGCCCCGAAGCCATGGTCGAAAGCGCGTTGAACCATGCTCGGATTTTACAAGATTTGGATTTCCACGAATTTAAAATCAGCGTCAAGGCATCGGATGTATTTCTGGCCGTCGCGGCGTATCAGCAATTGGCAACCGCTATCGATTGCCCGCTGCATATCGGCATTACCGAGGCTGGCAGTCTGCGCACCGGGACGGTAAAATCGTCGATTGGGCTTGGCATGTTGTTATGGTCGGGCATCGGCGATACGATTCGCGTGTCGCTGGCCGCCGATCCGGTCGAAGAAGTCAAAGCCGGATTTGAAATGCTAAAATCCTTGGGCTTGCGGCATCGCGGCGTAAATATTATCGCTTGTCCGTCTTGCGCGCGGCAGCAATTTAACGTGATTGAAACCGTTCGGGTGTTAGAGGAAAAATTGGCCCACATTACAACGCCGATGACGGTTTCCATCATCGGCTGCGTGGTTAATGGCCCGGGCGAGGCGGCCATGACCGATATCGGCCTTGCCGGTGGCGGTAATAATACGCATATGGTATATGTGGCTGGAAACCAAGATCACCGGATCAAGGACCAGGATATTGTGTCGCATATTGTAGAGATGGTGGAAAAGAAGGCTGGAGTCAGGAATGTCTAA
- the ptsP gene encoding phosphoenolpyruvate--protein phosphotransferase codes for MLTAPVTTSKKLLKDLRDIIGRYPDARERLQQVVKAIATGMVVEVCSVYIKRPGDLLELFATQGLNPSAINKTRLRIGEGLVGLVASTAQPVVAANAWEHPNFAYRPETEEENFKSFCGVPLLLGGRVVGVLVVQNIKQRHYNDDDIEQLETIAILLGYLITSGDLIKPEEQVGSDGIGLMPTRLTGLRIHSGLAIGRAFLYNAAPRITRMMSDNTDEELARLQKALDEMHVSISGMIEDAANDMPVAAGQEHVEVLESYRLFASDKGWLNRIRESIRTGLSAEASVQKVHNETRARMNLINDPYIRARLSDLEDITARLLQHILGEETLMARHIADQDFIVIARDLGPAALLDFDRKRLRGVVLEEGSQTAHVAVVARALDIPVVGKIGDALRRIESGDSLIIDGEGAEIYIRPGEEVIQSFRENIVLREKRKAQYAAARNLPAITADGVPVSLLMNAGLPIDIDQLDATNADGIGLFRTEISFMTYGQVPGLAEQTEFYKQMIDAAGYRHIVFRTIDVGGDKPLPNMPHHAEENPAMGWRGLRLALDMPSLLRQQLRAMLRASKGKRLQLMFPMVAEIAEFDAAKNLLDMEVRRFKERGEDLPSQIAVGAMLEVPALLWQLPALLKRVDFLSIGSNDLIQFLFASDRGGARTSLRYDALSPPVLRVIRNLVEECDKAGVPLTLCGEMAARPLEAMALVSLGLNRLSMSASSIGPIKATIRQLNVAQLRAYILSLLDSTEHSIRGKLKAFVADRGILIQD; via the coding sequence ATGTTAACTGCTCCTGTCACCACTTCGAAAAAACTACTTAAGGATCTGCGCGATATTATCGGCAGGTACCCGGACGCGCGCGAACGTCTGCAACAAGTGGTCAAGGCGATTGCAACCGGCATGGTGGTCGAAGTCTGTTCGGTCTATATCAAACGTCCCGGCGATTTGCTGGAATTATTCGCCACTCAAGGTTTGAATCCATCCGCAATCAATAAAACCCGCTTGCGCATCGGTGAAGGTTTGGTTGGTCTTGTTGCGTCGACCGCGCAACCGGTGGTCGCGGCTAATGCTTGGGAACATCCGAATTTTGCTTATCGCCCTGAAACCGAGGAAGAGAATTTCAAATCTTTCTGCGGCGTGCCGTTATTGCTTGGCGGCCGCGTCGTGGGCGTGCTGGTGGTGCAAAATATCAAACAGCGCCACTATAACGATGACGATATCGAACAACTGGAAACGATCGCGATTTTGCTTGGCTATCTGATTACGTCGGGCGATTTGATCAAGCCCGAGGAACAGGTCGGCAGCGATGGCATAGGATTGATGCCAACGCGCCTGACTGGCTTGCGGATTCATTCTGGCCTGGCGATTGGCCGCGCATTTTTATATAACGCCGCGCCGCGCATCACCCGCATGATGTCGGATAACACGGACGAAGAATTGGCAAGGCTGCAAAAAGCGTTGGATGAAATGCACGTATCGATCAGCGGCATGATCGAGGACGCCGCCAACGATATGCCGGTGGCGGCGGGGCAGGAACATGTCGAGGTATTGGAATCTTATCGGTTGTTTGCATCCGACAAAGGCTGGCTGAACCGCATCCGCGAGTCGATCAGAACCGGACTTTCGGCCGAGGCATCGGTGCAAAAAGTGCATAATGAAACCCGCGCCAGGATGAATTTGATCAACGATCCTTATATCCGCGCGCGCTTGTCGGATCTCGAAGATATCACCGCCCGTTTGTTGCAACATATTTTGGGCGAAGAAACATTGATGGCGCGGCATATCGCCGACCAGGATTTTATCGTCATCGCGCGGGATTTAGGCCCGGCGGCATTATTGGATTTCGACCGCAAGCGTTTGCGCGGCGTGGTATTGGAAGAAGGCTCGCAAACCGCTCATGTGGCCGTCGTCGCCCGCGCGCTGGATATTCCGGTTGTTGGCAAGATCGGCGATGCGTTGCGCCGGATTGAATCTGGCGATTCGTTGATCATCGATGGCGAGGGCGCCGAAATATATATTCGCCCAGGCGAAGAAGTGATTCAGTCTTTCCGCGAAAATATTGTCTTGCGCGAAAAACGCAAGGCGCAATATGCGGCGGCGCGCAATTTACCGGCAATCACCGCCGATGGCGTGCCCGTATCGTTATTAATGAATGCTGGGTTGCCGATCGATATCGATCAATTGGATGCGACCAATGCCGACGGAATCGGGCTGTTCCGTACCGAAATTTCTTTCATGACTTACGGCCAGGTCCCAGGGCTTGCCGAGCAAACCGAATTTTATAAACAGATGATCGATGCCGCCGGATACCGGCATATTGTATTCCGCACCATCGATGTTGGCGGGGACAAACCATTGCCGAACATGCCGCATCATGCCGAGGAAAATCCGGCCATGGGCTGGCGCGGATTGCGCCTGGCGCTCGATATGCCGTCGTTATTGCGCCAGCAATTGCGCGCGATGCTGCGCGCATCCAAGGGCAAACGTTTGCAATTGATGTTCCCAATGGTCGCGGAAATCGCCGAATTCGATGCCGCCAAAAATTTGCTGGATATGGAGGTTAGACGGTTCAAGGAACGCGGCGAAGATTTGCCATCGCAAATCGCGGTTGGCGCGATGCTCGAAGTCCCCGCCTTGTTATGGCAGTTGCCGGCGCTTTTAAAACGCGTCGATTTTCTGTCGATCGGCAGCAACGATTTGATCCAGTTTTTATTCGCCAGCGACCGGGGCGGGGCGCGCACATCGTTGCGGTATGATGCATTGTCGCCGCCTGTGCTGCGCGTGATACGCAATTTGGTGGAAGAATGCGATAAGGCCGGTGTGCCGTTGACCTTATGCGGAGAAATGGCGGCAAGGCCGCTCGAGGCAATGGCATTGGTCAGCCTGGGTCTGAATCGCCTGTCTATGTCGGCATCCAGTATAGGGCCGATCAAAGCCACGATCCGCCAGTTGAATGTCGCCCAATTGCGGGCCTATATTTTGTCCTTATTGGACAGCACAGAGCATAGTATTCGAGGCAAACTGAAAGCCTTTGTTGCGGATCGGGGTATTTTAATCCAGGATTAA
- a CDS encoding peptide chain release factor 1 — translation MLVEAKLEKVLKRHNDLRDQLSTPLKPEELVKLNKEYAELTPVAEKIEEWKNTRKEMADLEAMKNDASGDADMRKMAEEEFYALKEKLPGIEHELQVMLLPKDAADEKNAILEIRAGAGGDEAALFAAEMFRLYEKYAALRGWRFEVLSISDTGLGGFKDATAEITGTGVFARMKFESGVHRVQRVPDTEGSGRVHTSTITVAVLPEAEEVDIKIEEKDLRIDVFRSSGPGGQSVNTTDSAVRITHIPTGTVVQQQDEKSQHKNKAKALKILRARLYEVERAKIEAEMAAKRKGQVGTGDRSERIRTYNFPQTRVTDHRINMTLHQMDKIMQGEIDELVDALIANDQAERLAALE, via the coding sequence ATGTTAGTCGAAGCAAAACTTGAAAAAGTATTGAAGCGTCATAATGATCTACGCGATCAATTATCCACGCCTTTGAAACCGGAAGAATTGGTAAAATTGAACAAGGAATACGCCGAATTGACGCCAGTCGCCGAGAAGATCGAGGAATGGAAAAACACCCGCAAGGAAATGGCGGATTTGGAAGCCATGAAAAACGATGCCAGCGGCGATGCCGACATGCGCAAAATGGCCGAAGAAGAATTTTACGCGTTAAAAGAAAAATTGCCGGGCATCGAACATGAATTGCAGGTGATGTTATTGCCAAAAGACGCGGCGGACGAGAAAAACGCGATTCTGGAAATTCGCGCCGGCGCGGGCGGGGACGAAGCGGCGTTATTTGCCGCCGAAATGTTCCGCCTATATGAAAAATATGCGGCACTGCGCGGCTGGCGATTCGAAGTTTTAAGCATTTCCGACACTGGCCTTGGCGGGTTCAAGGATGCGACGGCGGAAATTACCGGCACGGGCGTTTTCGCGCGCATGAAATTCGAATCCGGCGTACACCGGGTACAACGCGTGCCGGATACCGAAGGATCGGGCCGGGTGCATACATCGACGATCACCGTTGCGGTTCTGCCCGAGGCGGAAGAGGTTGATATTAAAATCGAAGAAAAAGATTTGCGGATTGATGTGTTTCGCTCCTCTGGTCCAGGCGGCCAGTCGGTCAATACCACCGATTCCGCCGTGCGTATCACCCATATTCCAACCGGTACGGTGGTACAGCAACAAGACGAAAAGTCGCAGCATAAGAACAAGGCCAAGGCGTTGAAAATTCTGCGTGCGCGTTTATACGAGGTGGAGCGTGCCAAGATCGAAGCGGAAATGGCCGCCAAGCGCAAGGGCCAAGTGGGCACCGGTGATCGTTCCGAACGCATCCGCACCTATAATTTCCCGCAAACCCGCGTGACCGATCACCGCATCAACATGACGCTGCACCAAATGGATAAAATCATGCAGGGCGAGATTGACGAATTGGTCGATGCGCTTATCGCAAATGACCAGGCGGAACGGTTGGCGGCGCTGGAGTAG
- a CDS encoding 2-nitropropane dioxygenase, whose amino-acid sequence MKKIHTLESLMQDGCQFLGTKYAIMGGAMTWVSERNLVAAISNAGGFGVVACGSMTPELLDAEIKATQKLTKNPFGVNLIVMHPKLDDLAQTCINNRVSHVVLAGGVPKKALIQKLKDGGCKVISFAPALVIGKKLLKDGIDALIVEGSEAGGHIGPVSTSVLAQEILPNISEVPVFVAGGIGRGEAILSYLEMGAAGVQLGTRFVCARECVAHPKFKRAFINAASRDAMPSAQIDPRFPVIPVRALQNEGTKRFMEKQREVIAKYESGVLSMDAAQLEIEHFWAGALRRAAIDGDVENGSLMAGQSVGMVSAEQTTQEIIDELIYQADHALNNKIKYA is encoded by the coding sequence ATGAAAAAAATCCACACCCTGGAATCCTTGATGCAAGATGGTTGCCAGTTTTTGGGAACCAAATACGCCATTATGGGCGGGGCGATGACTTGGGTTTCCGAACGCAATCTGGTCGCGGCGATTTCAAATGCTGGCGGATTCGGCGTTGTGGCGTGCGGATCGATGACGCCGGAATTGTTGGACGCGGAAATCAAGGCCACGCAAAAACTGACCAAAAACCCGTTTGGCGTGAATTTGATCGTCATGCACCCCAAACTGGATGATTTGGCGCAAACTTGCATCAATAACCGGGTCAGCCATGTGGTGCTGGCCGGGGGTGTGCCGAAAAAAGCATTAATTCAAAAATTAAAAGACGGTGGGTGCAAGGTAATATCTTTTGCGCCGGCGTTGGTGATCGGCAAAAAACTGCTGAAGGACGGTATTGACGCATTGATCGTCGAAGGATCGGAAGCGGGTGGCCATATCGGCCCGGTCAGCACTTCGGTTCTGGCGCAAGAAATTCTGCCCAATATTTCCGAGGTGCCGGTATTTGTCGCGGGCGGTATCGGACGGGGCGAGGCGATTTTAAGTTATCTGGAAATGGGCGCGGCGGGAGTGCAATTGGGCACCCGTTTTGTGTGCGCGCGGGAATGTGTTGCGCATCCGAAATTTAAACGCGCTTTTATTAATGCCGCTTCGCGCGATGCCATGCCATCGGCGCAAATCGATCCGCGGTTTCCGGTAATTCCGGTGCGTGCATTGCAAAATGAAGGCACCAAGCGGTTTATGGAAAAACAGCGCGAAGTGATCGCCAAATACGAAAGCGGCGTTTTATCGATGGATGCGGCGCAATTGGAAATCGAGCATTTTTGGGCGGGCGCCTTGCGCCGCGCCGCCATTGATGGCGATGTGGAAAACGGATCCTTAATGGCCGGGCAGAGTGTGGGCATGGTCAGTGCCGAGCAAACCACACAAGAAATCATTGATGAGCTGATTTATCAGGCCGACCATGCGTTAAACAACAAGATCAAGTATGCTTAA
- a CDS encoding aspartate kinase produces MARLVLKFGGTSVADIARIRKVARLVKLQLDLGHEIAVVLSAMAGETNKLVALAREMQKVPNPREYDLIISAGEQVTVGLLAMALEDIGASARSFLGWQIPIRTSDQYGNAWIDQVEGQKLIALMQQKIIPVIAGFQGVSPDGSVTTLGRGGSDTTAVAVAAAVKADQCDIYTDVEGVFTTDPRIVDNARKLEKISYEEMQEFASQGAKVLQPQSVEVARRNKVRVQVLSSFKNEAGTFMVDEKEISNIRSVSGLAYSKEDTKIEINGAVQDKEIFALLDAANIPVDMVAKNTSLVFTVPKVDLDRAVKMLRQSQSKLGFSDIMADVNIAKVSIVGLGIRNHPSAAETMLDTLTEKSIAIYATTKCDIKVTVLIGAEHLESALRALHVAFALDQDEKTKSVAA; encoded by the coding sequence ATGGCACGTTTAGTCTTAAAATTCGGCGGTACATCAGTGGCGGATATTGCCCGCATCCGCAAAGTGGCGCGCCTGGTGAAATTGCAATTGGATTTAGGCCATGAAATTGCGGTGGTATTGTCCGCGATGGCGGGTGAAACCAATAAATTGGTAGCCTTGGCCCGCGAAATGCAAAAAGTGCCCAATCCGCGCGAATATGATTTGATCATCTCGGCCGGGGAGCAAGTGACGGTTGGCTTATTGGCCATGGCGCTCGAAGATATCGGCGCGTCCGCAAGATCGTTTTTGGGATGGCAAATTCCGATACGCACCAGCGATCAATATGGCAATGCTTGGATCGACCAGGTCGAGGGCCAAAAATTGATCGCCCTCATGCAGCAAAAAATTATTCCGGTGATTGCCGGATTCCAAGGCGTCAGCCCGGATGGTTCGGTCACAACGCTGGGCCGCGGTGGATCGGATACCACGGCGGTTGCCGTTGCCGCTGCGGTCAAGGCGGATCAATGCGATATTTACACCGATGTCGAAGGCGTGTTCACCACCGATCCGCGCATTGTCGACAATGCCCGGAAATTGGAAAAAATTTCGTACGAAGAAATGCAGGAATTCGCCTCGCAAGGTGCGAAGGTATTGCAGCCTCAATCGGTCGAAGTTGCGCGCCGCAACAAGGTACGCGTGCAAGTATTATCCAGTTTTAAAAACGAAGCTGGCACGTTTATGGTGGATGAGAAAGAAATTTCCAATATCCGGTCGGTCAGCGGTTTGGCGTACAGCAAGGAAGACACCAAAATTGAAATCAATGGCGCCGTCCAAGATAAAGAAATTTTTGCATTGCTGGATGCGGCCAATATTCCGGTCGATATGGTTGCAAAAAATACCAGTTTGGTTTTCACCGTGCCTAAAGTCGATTTGGATCGCGCGGTAAAGATGCTGCGCCAAAGCCAGTCCAAACTTGGTTTTTCGGATATTATGGCCGATGTCAATATAGCCAAGGTTTCTATCGTTGGGCTTGGCATTCGCAACCATCCGTCGGCCGCAGAAACTATGCTGGATACATTGACGGAAAAATCCATTGCGATCTACGCAACAACAAAATGCGATATCAAAGTTACGGTGTTGATTGGGGCGGAGCATCTGGAATCCGCTCTGCGCGCGTTGCATGTGGCGTTCGCGCTGGATCAGGATGAAAAAACAAAATCGGTGGCGGCCTAA
- the ubiG gene encoding bifunctional 2-polyprenyl-6-hydroxyphenol methylase/3-demethylubiquinol 3-O-methyltransferase UbiG has translation MMRSSINQREIDHFTKDAPDWWNENGKFKPLHALNPTRLEFIVGEIAAHFKIKQNQPSPLSGLEILDVGCGGGLVCEPLARLGGNVTGIDADPVAITVAQNHAKQSGLAIAYQKQSIENLAKAKKHFDVALALEIIEHVDNVELFVQSLRRVLKPGGILILSTLNRTMKSYAQAIVMAEDILGWVTPGTHDWNKFIRPEELAGILDESDFKIRAQKGFSFSPIGRNWKLSGDLGVNYIISAI, from the coding sequence ATTATGCGCAGCAGCATCAACCAACGCGAAATCGATCATTTTACCAAAGACGCCCCCGATTGGTGGAACGAGAATGGTAAATTCAAACCGTTGCACGCGCTGAATCCAACACGATTGGAATTTATCGTCGGTGAAATCGCGGCGCATTTTAAAATAAAACAGAATCAGCCATCGCCGCTTTCCGGTTTAGAAATTTTGGATGTGGGTTGCGGCGGCGGATTAGTATGCGAGCCGTTGGCGCGTCTTGGCGGCAATGTAACCGGCATCGATGCCGATCCAGTAGCCATTACTGTTGCGCAAAATCATGCCAAGCAAAGCGGACTTGCGATCGCCTATCAAAAACAAAGTATTGAAAACCTAGCCAAGGCCAAAAAACATTTCGATGTCGCATTGGCGCTGGAAATTATCGAGCATGTCGATAATGTGGAATTATTCGTTCAATCGTTGCGCCGCGTGTTGAAACCAGGCGGGATTTTAATTCTATCGACCTTGAACCGTACTATGAAATCTTATGCCCAAGCGATTGTAATGGCCGAAGATATTTTGGGATGGGTCACGCCGGGCACGCATGACTGGAATAAATTTATCAGGCCCGAAGAATTGGCCGGAATCCTTGATGAAAGTGATTTCAAAATTCGCGCGCAAAAAGGATTTTCTTTTTCGCCGATTGGGCGGAATTGGAAACTAAGTGGTGATCTGGGCGTGAATTATATTATTAGCGCGATTTAA
- a CDS encoding helix-turn-helix domain-containing protein translates to MSQVSSNTISSGNNPNFGVGKILRDAREEQGLSIDDIANQLCIRAVHLKAIEEGDYDTLPALVYARGFVRSYADFLSLNQEDILDQFRRETAGREEVLDPIYVPSNSNRQLPSKRTMIGSLAAFLLLIMIWSYWSSPSSVDAPIAEAMGPIDMPSEEGTQITSSGDAQQNVFTPPADEKPANSEATADNGAPMTPAPAAEEVPPASGLSFEVLSDSWVEISNNDGHTLFSKVLRKGETYNVPANFKGAYLSTGNAGGLMVRVDGKRAGLLGHQGEVMNDVLVDARNMARRARDLPR, encoded by the coding sequence ATGTCTCAAGTTTCCTCAAACACTATATCTTCCGGCAACAATCCGAATTTTGGCGTTGGAAAAATTTTACGCGATGCCCGCGAAGAGCAGGGCTTGAGCATTGACGATATTGCCAATCAATTATGCATCCGCGCCGTGCATTTAAAAGCCATTGAAGAAGGCGATTATGATACGCTGCCGGCGCTGGTTTATGCGCGGGGCTTTGTGCGTTCCTACGCAGATTTTCTAAGTTTGAATCAGGAAGACATATTGGATCAATTCCGCCGCGAAACCGCTGGCCGCGAAGAAGTTTTGGATCCGATTTATGTTCCGTCCAATTCCAACCGGCAATTGCCCAGCAAGCGCACCATGATCGGATCGCTGGCTGCGTTTTTGCTGTTGATTATGATTTGGTCTTATTGGTCGTCGCCATCGTCGGTCGATGCGCCAATTGCCGAAGCGATGGGCCCAATCGATATGCCTTCTGAAGAAGGCACGCAAATAACCTCGTCAGGCGACGCACAGCAAAATGTTTTTACTCCGCCGGCGGATGAAAAACCCGCCAACAGCGAAGCGACCGCGGATAATGGGGCACCGATGACGCCGGCGCCAGCCGCGGAAGAAGTTCCGCCTGCTTCCGGTTTGTCCTTTGAAGTGCTTAGCGATTCGTGGGTGGAAATCAGTAACAATGACGGCCATACCTTGTTCAGCAAAGTCTTGCGCAAGGGCGAAACGTATAATGTTCCCGCCAATTTCAAAGGCGCTTATTTATCGACCGGCAATGCCGGGGGATTGATGGTGCGCGTCGATGGAAAACGCGCCGGATTATTGGGCCATCAGGGCGAAGTTATGAACGATGTGCTAGTAGATGCCCGTAATATGGCTCGCAGAGCACGCGATTTGCCGCGTTAG
- a CDS encoding histidine--tRNA ligase produces the protein MSKLQPVRGTHDLYGDDMRRHRHVVEVARDIASRYMFEEIIPPIFEFTDVFARSMGETSDVVSKEMYSMTDKGGENITLRPELTAGLCRAVISEGMAQNAPLKFFSHGPVFRYERPQKGRQRQFHQIDVEIIGVESPVADVESISLGARILDALGIFRRCTLEINTLGDMESRKNYRGALVKYFTSHKDQLSEDSLKRLEKNPMRILDSKDEGDKRLVASAPDFSEYLNEPSKDFFAKVKDGLTAVNIPFKINTRLVRGLDYYCHTAFEFITSDLGAQGTVMGGGRYDGLIESLGGPKLAGIGWGAGIERLAMLLEYVPMMARPVAIVPVSENEQAFAATLADDLRRAGIAVDMGYSGNVGKRMKRAGDRNARFAVIIGGDEIKSGQAQVRNMDSGEEKKIAFNQLQHFLK, from the coding sequence ATGTCTAAATTACAACCCGTGCGCGGTACCCACGATTTATATGGCGACGATATGCGCCGCCACCGCCATGTGGTCGAAGTCGCGCGCGATATCGCCAGCCGGTATATGTTCGAAGAAATCATCCCGCCGATTTTCGAATTTACCGACGTATTCGCGCGGTCGATGGGCGAAACATCCGATGTGGTGTCGAAAGAAATGTATTCCATGACCGACAAGGGCGGGGAAAATATCACCCTGCGCCCGGAATTGACTGCGGGATTGTGCCGCGCGGTGATTTCGGAAGGCATGGCGCAAAACGCGCCGCTGAAATTTTTCAGCCATGGTCCGGTGTTCCGGTACGAACGTCCGCAAAAGGGCCGCCAGCGGCAGTTCCATCAAATCGACGTTGAAATTATCGGTGTCGAATCGCCGGTCGCGGATGTGGAAAGCATTTCGCTGGGCGCGCGGATTTTGGATGCGCTGGGTATTTTCCGCCGCTGCACATTGGAAATCAATACGCTGGGCGATATGGAAAGCCGCAAAAATTATCGCGGCGCGCTGGTGAAATATTTCACTTCGCACAAGGATCAATTGTCCGAAGACAGTTTAAAGCGCCTGGAAAAAAATCCGATGCGGATTTTGGATTCCAAGGATGAAGGCGATAAACGTTTGGTCGCCAGCGCACCGGATTTTTCCGAATATTTGAATGAACCGTCCAAAGATTTTTTTGCCAAGGTCAAAGACGGCCTGACGGCGGTCAATATCCCGTTCAAAATAAACACGCGTTTGGTGCGCGGTCTTGATTATTACTGTCACACCGCGTTCGAATTTATCACGAGCGATCTCGGCGCGCAGGGAACGGTGATGGGTGGCGGCCGGTATGACGGTTTGATCGAAAGTTTAGGCGGACCGAAACTGGCCGGTATCGGCTGGGGTGCTGGGATTGAACGTTTGGCGATGTTATTGGAATATGTGCCGATGATGGCGCGTCCGGTGGCCATTGTGCCGGTCAGCGAGAATGAACAGGCGTTTGCCGCAACATTGGCCGATGATTTGCGCCGGGCGGGAATTGCCGTGGATATGGGATATTCCGGCAATGTCGGCAAGCGCATGAAACGCGCCGGGGACCGCAATGCGCGGTTCGCGGTGATTATTGGCGGCGATGAAATAAAATCCGGCCAGGCGCAAGTGCGCAACATGGATTCGGGCGAAGAAAAGAAAATCGCCTTCAATCAATTGCAACATTTTTTAAAATAA
- the grxC gene encoding glutaredoxin 3 yields MIEIYTTTYCPHCTRAKDLLKKKGQSFTEINCEEDENVWNECVKRSGGRQTVPQIFINGTHVGGADDLYALDKAGKLDGMLGL; encoded by the coding sequence ATGATTGAAATCTACACCACAACCTATTGTCCGCACTGCACCCGCGCTAAAGATTTGCTGAAGAAAAAAGGCCAAAGCTTTACCGAAATCAATTGCGAGGAAGATGAGAATGTCTGGAACGAATGCGTCAAACGTTCCGGCGGACGGCAAACCGTGCCGCAGATTTTCATCAACGGCACTCATGTCGGCGGGGCGGATGATTTATATGCGCTGGATAAGGCCGGAAAATTGGATGGGATGTTAGGCCTATAA